The following are from one region of the Cynocephalus volans isolate mCynVol1 chromosome 17, mCynVol1.pri, whole genome shotgun sequence genome:
- the LCN6 gene encoding epididymal-specific lipocalin-6 — MRGLLLTALLALVPEPRAQAVWLGRLDPKQLLGHWYVLAVASRERGFAVEKDVKNVEGVVVTLTPENNLKVLTSRHGLEGCNQNIVQLLRQNSGWVFENPSLGVLEYRVLGTDFKDYAIIFTQLEFGDEAFNTVELYSRTEMASQEALRLFTKWSKGLGFLSQQQAQLQKDLTCARKILQPRLAGGSCSGEGQTPSGGQAEI, encoded by the exons ATGAGGGGCCTGCTGCTGACCGCTCTTCTGGCTTTGGTCCCAGAGCCCAGGGCCCAGGCGGTGTGGCTGGGAAGACTGGATCCTAAGCAG CTGCTCGGGCACTGGTATGTCCTCGCTGTGGCCTCCCGGGAGAGGGGCTTTGCCGTGGAGAAGGACGTGAAGAACGTCGAGGGGGTCGTGGTGACACTCACTCCAGAAAACAACCTGAAAGTGCTGACCTCTCGGCACGG CCTGGAGGGTTGCAACCAGAACATTGTGCAGCTGCTGAGACAGAATTCCGGATGGGTATTTGAGAATCCCT CTCTGGGCGTGCTGGAGTACCGGGTGCTGGGCACTGACTTCAAAGACTACGCCATCATCTTCACCCAGCTAGAGTTTGGGGACGAGGCCTTCAACACTGTGGAGCTGTACA GTCGGACAGAGATGGCCAGCCAGGAGGCCCTGCGGCTCTTTACCAAGTGGAGCAAGGGCCTGGGCTTCCTGTCCCAGCAGCAGGCCCAGCTGCAGAAGGACC TCACCTGTGCACGCAAGATCCTCCAG cccaggctggcTGGAGGCTCGTGCTCAGGGGAGGGTCAGACGCCCTCAGGGGGCCAGGCGGAGATTTAA
- the LCN10 gene encoding epididymal-specific lipocalin-10: MRPGLLLLVLPLVLAVGSQPQRQDPKESHTLNWNKFSGFWYILAIATNTQGFLPTREKRKLGASVMTLNGVGRLKVVIAFSRPRGCQSQEVVLRKDKKKAVFRNPRAGASGRLRACFPVRGVKAFHVLSTDYSSGLVYLRLGRAGRSRRSLLLFSRQNVSTFQSLREFVDTCETLELSKDLIILPKDASCAHTILP, translated from the exons ATGAGGCcggggctgctgctgctagttCTGCCACTGGTCCTGGCCGTGGGGTCCCAGCCACAGAGGCAGGACCCCAAGGAGTCCCACACCCTAAACTGGAACAAG TTTTCAGGGTTCTGGTACATTCTGGCCATTGCCACTAACACCCAGGGATTCCTGCCaaccagagaaaaaaggaagctgGGGGCGTCTGTAATGACATTGAACGGAGTGGGCCGGCTGAAGGTAGTCATCGCCTTTAGCCG GCCCCGGGGGTGCCAGTCCCAGGAGGTGGTCCTGCGGAAGGACAAGAAGAAGGCCGTGTTCAGGAACCCCCGT GCGGGTGCCAGCGGGCGGCTCCGGGCCTGTTTTCCAGTGCGAGGGGTGAAGGCCTTCCACGTGCTGTCCACCGACTACAGCTCCGGCCTGGTCTACCTCCGCCTGGGGCGGGCCGGCCGCAGCCGCCGGAGCCTGCTGCTCTTCA GCAGGCAGAACGTGTCGACCTTCCAGAGTCTGAGGGAATTTGTGGACACGTGTGAAACTCTGGAGCTGAGCAAGGACCTCATCATTCTCCCCAAAGATG CTTCCTGTGCACACACCATTCTGCCCTGA